Proteins encoded together in one Vitis vinifera cultivar Pinot Noir 40024 chromosome 4, ASM3070453v1 window:
- the LOC132253670 gene encoding uncharacterized protein LOC132253670, translating to MNNIVEYEACILGLKTTFELKIRQMEVFGEFNLALRQIQGEQKTRDNHFADALAILASMIDIPANTIVESRSVPTYCCLIDEVELDDGLPWYHDIYQFLRFDTYPEVTTTKDKRALRQLAT from the exons ATGaacaatattgttgagtatgaggcttgtatttTGGGATTGAAGACAACTTTTGAGCTCaagattagacagatggaggtgtttggtgaatTCAATCTGGcattgagacagattcagggcgagCAGAAGACTAGAGAT AACCATTTTGCTGATGCCTTAGCTattctagcttccatgattgatattcctGCTAATACCATTGTTGAGTCGAGATCAGTTCCTActtattgttgtttgattgatgaGGTAGAGTTGGATGATGGCTTGccttggtaccatgacatataccAGTTTCTAAGATTTGACACATATCCTGAGGTCACCACgaccaaggataagagagcattgagacagttagcCACCTAG